One window of Pyrus communis chromosome 12, drPyrComm1.1, whole genome shotgun sequence genomic DNA carries:
- the LOC137710050 gene encoding nuclear transcription factor Y subunit C-3-like has translation MRQPGRYSGLTMCGGISGRTGPHSLPLARIKKIMKNSGEDVKMISGEAPIVFSKACEMFIEELTRRSWMTTLEGKRRTVHKDDVASAVVATDIFDFLVSLVSGSCCSEDITPVGIETLEKS, from the coding sequence ATGAGGCAACCGGGAAGGTATTCGGGATTGACGATGTGTGGTGGCATATCAGGGAGAACAGGGCCCCACTCGCTACCGTTGGCGAGGATCAAGAAGATCATGAAGAACTCTGGGGAGGATGTGAAGATGATATCTGGGGAGGCTCCAATTGTGTTCTCAAAGGCATGTGAGATGTTCATAGAGGAGCTCACTCGGAGGTCTTGGATGACCACCCTCGAAGGGAAGAGAAGGACAGTGCACAAGGACGATGTAGCGTCGGCTGTCGTCGCCACTGATATCTTCGATTTTCTTGTCAGTTTGGTTTCGGGGTCGTGCTGTTCTGAAGACATCACACCGGTGGGAATTGAAACATTGGAGAAGTCATAG
- the LOC137710864 gene encoding uncharacterized protein has translation MFKSARWRTDKSRIKEVFKLQFRATQVTQLGVDALLVSVVPVDVGKPTVKSDKATVRDGNCRWENPVYETVKFIREPRTGKIKESVYNFVVSAGSSKASVLGEVSVDFADYAEATKSSCVSLPLKNSNSNAIMHVTIQRLQANVDPREVEGGEDANAKSPDRSFKNLLSNKDTDESVSIDEGINRTTQIAELNRRASIGSDITLSSSDSGSGLDTPRELGSRDPSNFLSSLSHTSVQHQPAVYTRTTTYDDNQRSQWAWSAGSEHGVSTDDSTKSSHDTLPRERSHQSSDDDIEKLKADLVVLARQADMSELELQTLRKQIVKESKRGQDLSREVISLKEERDSFKAECEKLKSFQKRMDDAKIRNRFQLEGGDLQALVDEIRQELSYEKDLSFNLRLQLQKTQESNSDLILAVRDLEEILEQKNSEIANLSNRPESCGEAAGLKATISKGGTSEDEVQLELEDLVQEHSNAKKTHMLEKQIAELYGEIEIYRRDKDELEMQMEQLALDYEILKQENHDISYKLEQSQLQEQLKMQYECSSPSASINELECQVEDLETELKKQSEDFSNSLATIKELESHIKSLEAELEKQAQVSKTDLEGVTCARVEDLETELKKQSEEFSNTLATIKELEFHIRSLEEELEKQAQIFEADLEAVTCAKVEQEQRAIRTEEALRKTRSKNANTAERLQEEFQRLSVQMASMFDVNEKVALKAMTEASELCAQKSQLEEMLQKTKDELQEVRNDYETRLQKLSCHLDEKTRQIEEIVLEMENNTKQLGHQQKQEEEVKGNLSQVILQLKSQIKRLTAENNSLSGQVEESKNLRAELEQMKKSIEEAEMRILRGNAERNELVGTISILKKAAEKSLEGLNRMQHLKDEKEVTIGLLKSETEELKARCKDFKHAIYEDEVEKEKLRKQVFQLKADLKKKEDAFTTVEKKLKESNGRAIVSDGIKTTQRNNKSLPVARGSKEVASMKERIKLLEGQIKSKETALETSTAAFLEKEKDLQNIIEELESRVEEINQNSAFQMVAKDATSDEIALEQEPSFSTADSRYGDLLTELASLKEKNISMESELKDMQERYSEISLKFAVVEGERQQLVMTIRNLKNSKRS, from the exons ATGTTCAAGTCGGCGAGATGGAGAACCGACAAGAGCAGGATCAAAGAAGTCTTCAAACTGCAGTTCCGTGCAACTCAG GTGACACAGTTGGGTGTGGATGCATTGCTGGTATCTGTGGTTCCTGTGGATGTGGGGAAGCCAACTGTGAAATCAGATAAAGCTACAGTTCGTGACGGGAATTGTCGATGGGAGAATCCGGTCTATGAAACAGTTAAATTCATCCGCGAGCCAAGAACCGGGAAGATCAAAGAGAGTGTCTACAACTTTGTTGTCTCAGCT GGATCGTCCAAGGCTAGTGTTCTTGGGGAGGTTTCTGTCGATTTTGCTGACTATGCCGAGGCTACTAAATCGTCCTGTGTATCTCTCCCCCTCAAGAATTCAAATTCTAATGCAATTATGCAT GTTACCATTCAAAGGTTGCAAGCAAATGTTGATCCGAG AGAGGTAGAAGGCGGCGAAGATGCAAATGCTAAATCCCCGGATAGAAGCTTCAAGAACCTCTTAAGCAATAAGGATACGGATGAAAGCGTTTCGATT GATGAGGGGATTAATAGAACCACCCAAATTGCAGAGCTCAACCGCAGAGCATCCATTGGATCTGACATAACGTTGTCAAGTTCTGATAGCGGCTCTGGACTTGATACTCCGCGAGAACTTGGATCAAGAGATCCTTCCAACTTTTTGTCGTCTTTGAGTCACACCTCAGTACAACATCAACCTGCTGTTTATACCCGAACAACAACCTATGACGACAATCAGCGATCACAATGGGCATGGTCTGCAGGTTCAGAACATGGAGTAAGTACTGATGACTCAACAAAGAGTTCTCATGACACCCTTCCAAGAGAACGGTCTCACCAGTCTTCAGATGACGATATTGAAAAGCTAAAGGCTGATCTTGTTGTTCTAGCTAGACAGGCAGATATGTCAGAGCTAGAATTACAAACATTAAGGAAGCAGATAGTAAAGGAGAGCAAAAGGGGGCAGGATCTTTCAAGAGAAGTCATTAGCTTGAAAGAGGAACGAGATTCTTTCAAGGCGGAATGTGAGAAACTAAAGTCCTTTCAGAAACGTATGGATGATGCAAAAATTAGAAACAGGTTCCAGTTAGAAGGCGGGGATCTGCAGGCTCTTGTTGATGAAATTAGACAAGAATTGAGTTATGAAAAGGACCTGAGTTTCAATCTCCGTTTACAGCTCCAGAAGACGCAAGAATCAAATTCTGATTTAATTCTTGCAGTAAGAGACCTGGAAGAAATTTTGGAGCAGAAAAATAGTGAAATAGCCAATCTTTCCAACAGGCCAGAATCCTGTGGGGAAGCTGCCGGGTTGAAGGCAACCATCTCTAAAGGTGGGACAAGTGAGGATGAGGTGCAATTAGAGCTGGAGGATCTTGTTCAGGAGCACAGCAATGCCAAGAAAACACACATGCTCGAGAAACAGATTGCTGAACTCTATGGTGAAATAGAAATCTATAGGAGAGACAAAGATGAGCTCGAGATGCAAATGGAGCAGCTTGCACTGGACTATGAGATACTGAAACAGGAAAACCATGACATCTCATATAAACTAGAGCAAAGCCAACTGCAAGAACAACTTAAGATGCAGTACGAATGCTCGTCTCCCTCTGCTAGCATAAATGAACTCGAATGCCAAGTTGAGGATTTGGAAACAGAACTGAAGAAGCAGTCTGAAGATTTTTCAAATTCGTTGGCTACCATAAAGGAACTTGAGTCCCATATCAAAAGCTTGGAGGCAGAACTGGAGAAGCAGGCACAAGTGTCTAAAACTGATTTAGAGGGTGTGACATGTGCCAGAGTTGAGGATTTGGAAACGGAACTGAAAAAGCAGTCAGAAGAATTTTCGAATACGTTGGCTACCATAAAGGAACTTGAATTCCATATCAGAAGCTTGGAGGAAGAACTGGAGAAGCAGGCACAAATATTTGAAGCTGATTTAGAGGCTGTAACATGTGCCAAAGTTGAGCAGGAGCAAAGAGCCATCCGAACGGAGGAGGCACTGCGAAAAACTAGATCAAAAAATGCTAATACAGCTGAGAGGCTTCAGGAAGAATTTCAAAGACTCTCTGTGCAGATGGCCTCAATGTTTGATGTAAATGAAAAGGTAGCTTTGAAAGCAATGACAGAAGCCAGTGAATTGTGTGCGCAGAAGAGTCAACTAGAAGAAATGCTCCAAAAAACGAAGGACGAGCTCCAGGAAGTTAGAAATGATTACGAGACAAGGTTGCAGAAGCTCTCTTGCCACTTAGATGAGAAAACCAGACAGATCGAAGAGATTGTATTGGAAATGGAGAACAATACCAAGCAGCTCGGCCATCAGCAGAAACAAGAGGAAGAAGTAAAGGGAAATCTCTCCCAGGTTATCTTACAGCTCAAATCTCAGATTAAAAGGCTTACGGCAGAGAATAACAGCCTTTCTGGGCAAGTGGAGGAAAGCAAAAATTTGAGAGCTGAGTTGGAACAAATGAAGAAATCAATTGAGGAAGCTGAAATGCGGATACTAAGAGGAAATGCGGAAAGAAATGAGCTGGTAGGTACAATTTCTATTCTTAAGAAGGCAGCAGAGAAGTCATTGGAGGGTTTGAATAGAATGCAGCATCTCAAAGATGAAAAGGAGGTAACAATTGGACTCCTAAAGTCGGAGACAGAAGAGCTTAAAGCTCGGTGTAAGGACTTTAAACATGCTATATATGAGGATGAGGTAGAGAAAGAGAAACTTAGAAAGCAGGTATTTCAGCTTAAGGCTGACCTGAAAAAGAAGGAAGATGCGTTCACTACTGTTGAAAAGAAGCTCAAGGAAAGCAATGGGCGCGCAATAGTTTCTGATGGAATTAAAACTACTCAGAGAAACAATAAGTCTTTGCCAGTTGCTCGTGGTTCAAAAGAGGTTGCAAGTATGAAAGAGAGAATAAAATTGCTTGAG GGACAAATAAAATCAAAGGAAACAGCTTTGGAAACCTCAACTGCTGCATTTTTGGAGAAGGAAAAGGATCTTCAGAACATAATCGAAGAATTAGAGAGCAGGGTGGAAGAAATAAATCAGAATAGTGCATTTCAAATG GTAGCTAAAGATGCCACTAGCGATGAGATTGCATTGGAACAAGAACCAAGTTTTTCCACTGCTGATAGCAGGTACGGCGACTTATTAACTGAATTAGCATCACTGAAGGAGAAGAATATATCAATGGAAAGCGAACTAAAAGATATGCAAGAAAGATATTCGGAGATAAGTCTCAAATTCGCAGTGGTTGAAGGTGAAAGACAACAGCTCGTAATGACAATACGCAACCTCAAAAATTCCAAGAGGAGCTAA